The following coding sequences lie in one Pirellulales bacterium genomic window:
- the nuoB gene encoding NADH-quinone oxidoreductase subunit NuoB translates to MALELPENVVVTQLDSLANWCRKNSLWPMPFATACCGIELMATGASRHDLARFGAEVFRFSPRQCDLMIVAGRVVMKMLPVLQRIWLQMSEPKWCISMGACASTGGVFDTYCVVQGIDRFIPVDMYVPGCPPRPEQLIQSIIDLQDKIQREGTITGREFEVAARQQPKRALMELPILHNVPQLNR, encoded by the coding sequence ATGGCGCTAGAACTGCCCGAAAACGTGGTGGTGACGCAGCTTGATTCGCTGGCCAACTGGTGCCGCAAGAACAGCCTGTGGCCAATGCCGTTTGCCACCGCGTGCTGCGGCATTGAGTTGATGGCGACCGGCGCTAGCCGCCACGACTTGGCGCGGTTTGGCGCCGAGGTGTTTCGCTTCAGCCCGCGACAGTGCGACTTGATGATCGTGGCGGGGCGGGTGGTGATGAAGATGCTGCCGGTGCTGCAACGCATTTGGTTGCAGATGAGCGAGCCGAAGTGGTGCATCTCGATGGGGGCCTGCGCTTCGACCGGGGGCGTGTTCGACACCTATTGCGTGGTGCAGGGAATCGACCGCTTCATACCGGTCGATATGTACGTGCCGGGCTGTCCGCCGCGGCCGGAGCAATTGATTCAGTCGATCATCGACCTGCAAGACAAGATTCAGCGCGAGGGGACGATCACCGGGCGCGAGTTCGAGGTGGCCGCGCGGCAGCAGCCGAAGCGGGCGCTGATGGAATTGCCGATCCTGCACAACGTTCCGCAACTCAACCGTTAA
- the ndhC gene encoding NADH-quinone oxidoreductase subunit A — protein sequence MVADWLPIFLFAVVAVALSGGMLLVSWLIGPARQTRVKEMPYESGMDPIHDARRRFDVRFHLVAIAFLVFDVELLFLYPWAVATRDLEGINRAVEQGLVSGRGLVFAEVLVFITLLALGFVYAWRKGVFEWR from the coding sequence ATGGTCGCCGATTGGCTTCCCATTTTTCTCTTTGCCGTGGTGGCAGTGGCGCTTTCGGGCGGAATGCTGCTGGTGAGCTGGCTGATTGGTCCGGCGCGGCAGACCCGAGTGAAGGAGATGCCGTACGAGAGCGGCATGGACCCGATTCACGACGCGCGGCGCCGGTTCGACGTGCGCTTTCATCTGGTGGCGATCGCGTTTCTGGTGTTCGACGTCGAGCTGTTGTTTCTTTATCCCTGGGCGGTCGCCACGCGCGATCTGGAGGGGATCAACCGCGCGGTGGAGCAGGGCCTGGTGAGCGGACGCGGACTGGTGTTCGCCGAGGTGCTGGTGTTCATCACGCTGCTGGCCCTGGGCTTTGTCTATGCCTGGCGCAAGGGGGTGTTTGAATGGCGCTAG